The Alcaligenes aquatilis genome contains the following window.
AATAAAAAACAGGCGACTCCCCCTTCTTGCCTACCCAACATAAATTGCCGTGATCGATCAGCAAGAGAGCTTCGACCAGATCATCTACACACCCACATAAGCCACGCACAGGCCGTAGGCCAGCACGCCGGTCAGTGTTGATCCCGCGATACCACCCGGCCAGCGGCGGCCCAGCAGCACCCCTGCCAGACCTGCCAGCAAAGGCGGCAAGTCCAGGGACATCTGCTCGGGGCGCAGCAAGGAAATCAGGGACACGACGAGCAAAGACACCACACCTGCCGGACCGATAGCACCAAACAGGCGCGGCCAGATCG
Protein-coding sequences here:
- a CDS encoding AzlD domain-containing protein, whose product is MDWSFLLMIVLAGVGTFLIRYLPLRLGGRQSKADPSRVSIWPRLFGAIGPAGVVSLLVVSLISLLRPEQMSLDLPPLLAGLAGVLLGRRWPGGIAGSTLTGVLAYGLCVAYVGV